A genome region from Fusarium musae strain F31 chromosome 5, whole genome shotgun sequence includes the following:
- the TRI15 gene encoding C2H2 zinc finger transcription factor (EggNog:ENOG41), which yields MSINDSAPAPQSFTPGQCLFCPSVYPTLAESIIHMQTSHGLFVPYKQHLLVDLETLFRYLHLVIYGYRECIHCGTSRTTAQAVQQHMMGKGHCKFDVSEGSEFADFYDFSRQDLDTEDDFLSEDDEDEFEGAGPKLDRKPLQVDRDSIRLPSGRLISKKLSAQVEPSVSQIRERKRTSRSQFEYSSVEAGDEGPMHEESVPETSDTRVLSRRERRQKATVTYQLANMSAGDRSALMHLSASEQRSLIATQHRFTEKVQKEESRRQRRIDRKGNKNLYAYWHTETPVYQCG from the coding sequence ATGTCTATCAACGACTCTGCTCCGGCACCTCAATCGTTCACACCAGGGCAATGCCTCTTCTGCCCCTCTGTCTACCCGACACTAGCCGAGAGCATCATTCACATGCAAACTTCACATGGCCTCTTCGTCCCATATAAGCAACACCTCTTGGTAGATCTCGAGACATTGTTTAGATATCTACATCTTGTTATCTATGGGTATCGAGAATGCATACACTGTGGAACAAGCAGGACAACAGCCCAGGCAGTGCAGCAGCATATGATGGGTAAAGGCCATTGCAAGTTTGACGTGTCGGAAGGATCAGAATTTGCCGACTTTTACGACTTTTCAcgccaagatcttgataCAGAAGATGATTTTCTgagtgaagatgatgaagacgagttTGAGGGCGCAGGACCGAAGCTGGACCGGAAGCCCCTACAGGTTGATCGGGACTCGATCCGTCTTCCATCCGGCCGGCTCATCTCCAAAAAGTTATCAGCGCAAGTTGAGCCATCAGTCTCACAGATACGCGAGCGCAAGCGGACGTCTAGATCTCAATTCGAGTACTCTTCTGTCGAAGCCGGAGACGAAGGTCCTATGCATGAGGAGTCTGTACCAGAGACTTCCGACACAAGGGTTTTATCGAGACGAGAAAGACGGCAGAAGGCTACTGTTACATATCAGCTTGCCAATATGAGTGCCGGCGACCGTAGCGCTTTGATGCACCTGTCTGCATCCGAGCAGCGTTCATTGATCGCAACTCAGCACAGATTTACGGAAAAGGTTCAGAAGGAGGAGAGTCGAAGGCAGCGAAGGATTGATCGCAAGGGGAACAAGAATCTGTATGCTTATTGGCATACAGAAACTCCAGTGTATCAGTGTGGATAG